TGAAGCTCTCCCACCACTGATTTTAGATTCACATATTTGCGCTCTTGTATCTTGGTTTTACGGCGGGTTGGAAAGGGAAGCTTGGGTGTATACGTCTGCTGGGGTTTGTTGTTTGGCTCTTTATCAGCCTCCTTAGTACCAGATATCTCAACATCATCCGCATTTTCTTGAGTGTTGCTGAGGGGGTCATTGTTGTTTTCGGATATCCCGGATCGGCCAGTCTGCTCGGAGGATCGGTCAGTCCTTTTTGTCAGCGGTGGTCCTTCTATCTCTTTCCCACTTCGGAGAGTGATGGCGTTCAGGAATTCCTTTGGGTTGGCCTCAGACTTGCATGGTAGTGTTCCTGGGGGTGCCTTGACTCTCACTGAAGCTTGTGCCACCTGATTTTCTAAGACCCTCACGTGAGTGTTCAGCGTTTCGATCCTCCCATTCAGCTCTGAATACATGTTGTCTATCTTGACATTAATTTCTCCAGCATTTTTCTTCTGATTATCTATTAGAGCCTGCATCATCTGTTCTAGTTTGCTCTCTTGTGGGGCAGCAGGTTGTTGTTGTGGTGCTTGAAATCCTGGAGCGAAACTATTTGCTTGAGGCTTTTGCTGAAAGTTTGATCCTCCAAATCTCTTTCCCTTGGCCTGAAATCCTTGTGTGAAGTTGTTCTGCTGAGGTTGCGGTGGGTAGATCTGATCCTAAGGATTCTCAACATTAGTGCTTTGGTAGGATAGATTCGGATGGTTTCGGAAATTCTGATTGAAACCGCGGTTCTGAAAAATCCCTTGTCCTCCTATGTAGTTAACCTCCTCAGTCGCATCTTGAGAGGCATCGACCCCAAATTCTGCATACACTCCGGTTTGCTCTTCACACATGTTGACGCCTTGGTGGTCTCTTTTTAGGAGGAGATTTACCTTGGCTGTGAGGTCTTTGATGGCATCAGTCTCCACAGCATTGACTCGTACCGATCGGTCGTATTCTGTACCATGGTTGCTGTTACTTGCAGCGAGATTCTCAATCAGAAGGTTTGCTTCATTGGCGGTATTGGTGGAGAAATCTCCTCTGCTAGCCGTGTCTAGCGCCATCTGGTACCTTTGCTTAATACCTCCATAAAAGATGTTCATCAAGTTCTCTTGTGTGTAGCCATGATGGGGACAGTCCCTCAAGTAATCTTGaaatctctcccatgcttcGCAAAAGGTCTCCATACCGCCTTGTGAGAAAGTGGTGATTTTGCTTCTCAATTTGGCTGATCGAGACTTGGTGTAAAAGTGATTTAGGAAAGTGGCTCTACACTGCTCCCAAGTGGTGATCGATCTTGGATCCAGAAGGTTCAACCATCTAAGTGCCTTGTCCGAGAAAATTGGAAAAGTGTCACCATAAGGTAGTCTTAGGGGACACCACTGGATCTCTTCGTGTTGGTCAGTCTTTCGAAAGCTTCTATGTGATCTAGAGGACTTTCCGATGATAACCCATTGAACACGCAATTCTGAACCAAGTTGATCAGGCTGTGCTTGATCTCATAATCTTGTCTCGCAGGAGCTGGTGACTGGATCACCGACCGATTTGCAAACAGCTTGTTGTGAGCTTCGTTATTCCTCAAGGTGGCTCGCCTTGCTGGTGGATTCGGATCCACTTTGTTTCGCTCTTGTGGGAGTTGTCTttgctgttgttgctgttgtcGAGCAAGAGCTGCTGGAGTGTTGGGTTGGCGAGCTTCCGTTTCATTTCCGTCAGCCATAATGTCGGCATGGGATTTTGCTCTTCTGTTTTCTCGTTCAAGCTGTGCTAATTCCTCGTTACGCAGGTTACACAAATCAGTTGGCTTTTGTCTTCTTGTTTGAATGCACCTGAAACGcaagagaaagaacacaagaacaaGTGAGTAAACTAAAGTAAAATAAACTCTAGACTAAACgtgaatctaaaattttaaaggcAACGTATTGGTCCCCGGCAATGGGGCCAAATTGATCAAAAGGTCAATTAAATCCTAAtgtgcactcaaccacgatccagtggtgtcgtcgtaacaCTCACTATAGAAAATAAGGGTTTTCTTAGCATCGGAAAAATGCTATTGTACGATATTAGAGCAGTGTAGAAAGCGCTATTTCTGCTCCTGTTATAGTAGGTATGAAACTTTACATAGCGTTTTTATTAAATGCTATTAGGATATTCAATAATATAGCAGTTTTCTGTACgctatttttaaataaacaatgctgttaatatattaaataaaagcattTTTGTAATACGTAGAcagttttatgtatttatataagATTGTATTTATACTGTATTTGTAcaagctatatatattattaatttgcacatttaaatttcaaaataaaatgctgatatttattgatattaaaattgattttataaagaTTATGCatgattgtatatataaaatataactagGGAGGAATCCGCGCTTAAAGCGCGGTATTAAGATTTAAGAACTGTTTTTTAACCTTATGATAAGTAGCTTttataactaggttttgaacccatgctACGCGtgaatatatttgatatattttgatgaaagctatatatgattgatgacggtagtaaaatattatcttataaaaaaattaaattagtattaaggaaaaaagttaaatttcagatatacaattttttgaaatataaaaatcagttgtgttataatatcaaatctgataaaaaaatcatgaatttaactcgataTCCAGGCGAGACGAATTAAACTGaagacctcacatatcctaaaccatttcttttaccaccagaaaaaaaaaaaaaattatcatcatgaatttaactcgttttcatatttaattgatcgctaccatctatgttttctttattcaatgttttcttattcttcatattcttttttgtcatttctattgtcaaattttgtggtaatcgtcatcattacttttatcGTCTGGTTCTTCGctaaactctttttcttcttcatcctcgtcaacttctttaCATTCTTCtactaaaaaacctttttctagACTACCAtacaacttgttaatccatcaaactctaagaacaaaatcatttcttttctcataaaaataaaaaataagataaaaaataaataattaaggaaagaatatcaactcatctataaaaacatacacaaaaatatattttacagctcataagaaataaaaaagcacaaacgtagataaataagataatttatgttttacataaatacttataatattttaatcttttaaaaggtttcaaaatataacagctcataagaaataaaaagcacaaacgtaaataaataagataatttatgttttacataaataattataatattttaaacttttaaaaagtttcgaacctaaaaagtttcaatatttataatattttaaacttttaaaatttaaaaattagaatatttaaaaactttttaaaagctaaaaacttttaaaagtttcaatatttataatatttaaacttttaaaaggttttaatatttataatactttaaacttttcaaatttaaaaattaaaatatttaaaaactttttaaaagttaagaacttttaaaagtttcaatatttataatactagGTATGGAGTCCCAGAACTtattttagtataatatttagagaaattacctagaatattacataaaagtaggtttattactagactaacacgttgagatttctgtcttactagaataacacgtaaaagtttgcaaattacttctatatctgaattgtgtgttttattacgttttatgccatttataattaaatttggttgaaaaaaaaacttgagatttATGCTTTTGATCTTGAGATCTGAAACACAACAAACTTGAATGATCGATTCgtgtttttttggattttcttaaatttgggtAGGCAAAAAACATCATATTGATTCCTTCTAATTTGATTCACTTTCTCTCTCGAGAACAAAGTTTTAGatctagttttattttgtctGAGTTATCGGAGAAGATATTATCGGTGAGTTCGAGAATCGGTGAGTTCACCGGAGAAGAAATTATCGGTGAGTTCGATAATCGTAACTAGCGGTAGATTGAAAAGTCCCGCTGGTACAGTTCTGTTGAGAAGATTCTTGACAattctgattttgtttaagGACTTGTATTTACCAAGCTCTTCTGGGATTGGACCGAAGAAGAAGTTGTTAGAGAGTATCAACATCTCTAGCTTCTCGCCTCTGCATAAATCCATGGGGATAAGTCCGGTGAGGTGGTTGTAAGAGACATCAAGCTTTTTCAGATTCCCGTTCCCTCTGTTCTTGAACTGCTCAAGTCTTCTGCTATTGACCGTACGTTATCTCTAAATGTattatcttttcatcttctaacttcttttccttttgatttttgcAGCATTACTCAAAGTTACCTGATATAAAACGTGTAATTGTGAACACACATGCTATCGAGCCACAGGTAGTGCCtctgaaatatattttggttgcTAAACTCCTAGATGGTCAAGTTGTTGCATAACACTCTGCTCAATATGCAGGCTCTTGTTGAGTTTTTTGGCACTCTTTCTAGCGAATGGGCTATGGAGTGCATGAGGGATCTGTTGCTGGTCAACCTAAGAGGAAATCTGCAGATAATCGTTCAGGTTAGTGGTGTATGATTCTGTATGATATgatgaatcatattttttattgtgACACTAACGAGCCCATGCTATTGCAGGCTTGCAAGGAGTACTGTGAGCAACTAGGTGTTGATGCATGTATTAAGCTCTTTGAGCAGTTCAAGTCATACGAAGGGCTATACTTTTTCCTAGGTTCATATTTGAGTATGAggtgatttttataaaatctggtCTCGTTCCTGTAAATAAGCATAATTCTTGTATTTATATGCTCATGTTGACAATATTTTCTCTCTGTGCTTAGTGAGGATCCGGAGATTCATTTCAAGTACATTGAAGCTGCTGCCAAGACTGGTCAAATAAAGGAGGTTGAGCGTGTAACTAGAGAATCTAACTTCTATGATGCTGAAAAGACGAAAAACTTTTTGATGGAAGCTAAGCTGCCTGATGCACGACCTTTGATAAATGTCTGCGACCGTTTCGGCTTTGTGCCTGATCTTACTCATTACCTCTACACAACAACATGCTTCGTTACATTGAAGGTTACGTACAAAAGGTATAAGGTTTCTTGGAACTATTTTTAATGCGTTGGAGCTCagtttttaatgaaatatttatgtGTTTGATCCCGTGTAAAGGTGAACCCTGCGAATGCTCCCTTAGTTGTGGGACAGTTGCTTGATGATGAATGCCCTGAAGATTTTATAAAAGGCCTTATTCTTTCTGTTCGTTCGTTGCTTCCTGTCGAACCACTTGTGGAGGAATGCGAGAAGAGGTGAATCCTTTTGGTCATTCTGGTTTCCGTTCATAATTACATATGTTTGGTTAGGAAACTCTAATATGTTTCTGCTTTTTTAGAAATCGACTTCGTCTCCTCACTCAGTTCTTGGAGCATCTAGTTAGTGAGGGAAGCCAAGACGTGCATGTCCATAATGCCTTGGGTAAAATTATCGTAGACAATAACAACAACCCTGAGCATTTCCTGACCGCCAACCCTTACTACGACTCTAAGGTTGTGGGTAAATATTGTGAGAAACGTGATCCTACCTTGGCGGTTGTGGCATACAGAAGAGGACAATGTGATGAGGAACTCATCAATGTCACTAACAAAAACTCGTTGTTCAAGTTACAAGACACgtattttatcattatttatgaaaattctTACTTTTCAAATATTGGTGTCCCTGTAGATTGCTAATACTCAAGTTTCCAATTGTAGGTATGTGGTGGAGAGGATGGATGGTGATCTCTGGGATAAGGTTCTTGAAGAAAACAATGAGTATAGACGACAACTTATTGACCAAGTTGTTTCTACTGCTTTACCTGAAAGCAAGAGCCCGGAACAAGTTTCTGCAGCTGTTAAAGCATTCATGACTGCTGATTTGCCACACGAGCTTATTGATCTTTATTGGGCCGCATATGGGCTGCGGTTTGTGTCTAATGTGTATAACTTGCTCGGCAAATCTTGTGTAGGGTTTCTTAGAGATTGAGTCGTGTATATAAACGTTGTAACGCCGTTGTTTAAtaagacacacacacatattctcttaattctacatggtatcagagcaaaatcCTGAAACCTAAActttcgtttctcaatttttttctctcaaatttttCTCTCGATCAGttgatctctgttttttttccttctttcttctgttTACCCTTTGTTTGATCAGTTGATCATtggttttttttcaaatctcgTGTGTGgagatttctttgtttctctttgtttcgtTCTCGTTATTTGGtgcctttgtttttttctttctaaacttTTCACGACATGACTACACAAGGAACACAATCTGTTACGACATCCGGAGCTCTCGCCGCCGTTGGTTCAACAGGCGGAGAAAACACGGTGATGGCTTCATACTCTACGTCTTCAACGGACAACCCTGGCGCTATGATCTCCGCTGTTACTTTAACCGGAGACAACTACAACGAATGGGCTTCGGAGATGCTCAATGCTCTTCGtgcgaagaagaagactggTTTTATTGACGGTTCCTTGAAGAGACTCGGAGCAGATAGCTCTGATTTGGAATCATGGACTTCGGTCAATTCCATGGTTGTTGGGTGGTTACGTACCTCGATCACACCTCGTGTACGCTCCACAGTTTCATATCACACTAGTGCTCGTGATCTTTGGGAAAATTTGCGCAAACGTTTCTCGGTTGGGAACAAAGTACGCGTTAATCATCTTCGTTCTCAAATCGCTCTTTGTCGCCAGGAGGGACAGTCCGTAATTGATTATTACGGGAAGCTTGCAGCTTTGTGGGATGAGCTATACACTTACAAACCTCTTCCGGTGTGTTCTTGTGATGGTTGTACTTGTGGTGTTTACACAACGATTGCcgcagagagagaagaggagaaggtGAATCAGTTTGTCATGGGTCTTGACGAAACAAAGTTTGCGAATGTGATTCATTCGATTATTGATGCTGATCCTTCTCCCGCTTTGGATCAAGCTTACTCACGAGTTATCCGTGAAGAACAGAGGATCTTGGCGGCTCGGTCTCGTGAACAACAGCAGGATGCTGTTGGTTTTGTTGCTCGACGTGACTCTCTTTCTTCTGCTCCGATCAGTGGGGATCAACGTGTGGAAACTTCAGGTCGGGAGCGTAGTTTGCTCTGTTCTCATTGTGGTCGCACTGGTCATGAAAAGGCGTTTTGTTGGCAATTGGTTGGATATCCGGAATGGTATACCGAACGTAACGTTCGGAACAGCGGCCGAGGTTCTGCTGCTGCTCGCGGTCGTGGTAGAGGagctggtcgtggacgtggtcaAGCTGTTGCTGCCTATACTACCAGTCCTAACATCACTCTCTCTGATTTTTCTCCTGAACAGTGGAAAGCTCTTTCCTTGGTTGCTCTCGAAAAGATGAAAAGCAATCCCGATAAGCTCTCTGGTAAGATTCCTGGCGATGTGATCATTGACACAGGCGCCTCTCATCACATGACGGGAAATATTTCTCTTCTTACTGATTTGGTTGACACACCATCTTGCTCGGTTGGGTTTGCTGATGGTAGTGTTACGTTTTCAAATCGTAAAGGCATTCTCCATCTCACGGATCGTGTATCCTTGTTGGATGTTCTTTATGTTCCCAACTTAAACTGTTCTCTAATATCGGTTTCGAAGATTCTCAAGCAAATGAAGAATTGTTTTGCGTTATTTACCGATACTCTTTGTGTTTTACAGGACCGTTTCACGAGGACCCTGATTGGAGCCGGTGAAGAGCGTGATGGGGTCTACTATTTAACGGATGTGGCAACTACTAATGTGACTCGTGTGGCGGCTTCGGTTGATCAGACTTTGTGGCATCAGCGGTTGGGCCATCCGGCGTTTTCTGTTCTTTCTTCATTACCCGTTTTTTCTGGTATTTCAAATTGTGCTAGTCCTCGTCCTTGTGACGTTTGTTATCGGGCTAAGCAAACTCGTGATGTTTTTTATGATAGTATCAATAAGACAATAGAGTGTTTTGAATTAATCCATGTTGATGTTTGGGGACCATACCGTGTTGCTTCTTCTTGTGGAGCTGTTTATTTTTTAACGATAGTTGATGATTTTTCCCGTTCTGTTTGGACGCATCTTCTTATTGCCAAGTCTGAAGTACGACGGGTGATAGAAAATTTTTGTGCTTATTCCGAACGTCAGTTTGATAAGAAAGTCAAGATGGTGCGTAGTGATAACGGTACAGAGTTTATTTGTTTGGGAAAGTTTTTTGCAAGTCAAGGGATTATCCACCAGACCTCTTGCGTTGGTACACCTCAACAGAATGGTCGTGTTGAGCGTAAACACCGTCACATTCTTAACGTTGCTCGATCTCTGTTATTTCAAGCTGGTTTGCCGGTTTTCTTCTGGGGAGAGGCTGTTCTTACTGCTGCATATGTTATTAATCGCACTCCTTCCAAGCTACATAAGGGACGATCACCCTATGAGGTTTTAACCGGTATCAAACCAGACTATGGCCAGTTGCGTGTATTTGGTTCTTCTTGTCATACACATTTGCGCGCTCGCGATAAGGACAAGTTTGGCTCGCGGAGTCGTCACTGTATATTTGTTGGTTACCCTTTTGGCAAGAAAGGTTGGAGGGTTTATGACTTGACAACCAATGAATTTTTGGTCTCTCGAGATGTGGTGTTTCACGAGACCGTGTTTCCATATTTACAAAAGCCTAATGTGTCAACGTCTATTACGGAACTACCGGTTCTCACCGATGGTGATTGGGAATTCCAACCCGGTTCCGGTGACAGGGGGAGTAGTAGCTCCGTGACTTTAGACTCTGCTTCTCCGACTACCACTCCACCGGTGACTCACGAACCTGAGGAAGTCTCTCCCTCTAACGTTTGTCGTGATCTGGTTCCATTTTCTCCGCTTCCGCTACGTGATGAATCTTCTACTATCAACTCACGGCCCTCCGACGATGTCGttgtttgtgatgatgatgttgctaTTGTTCGAGAATCTCCTACACCTGCTGTTGTTGACGCTGGTCCATCTACTGTCGTTGCTGCTACTTCTCCCGATGAGGATGACGATTTAGGCAAAGGGAAAAGAGCAAAGTTTCCATCAACCAGATTAACCGGTTACGTCACATATTCCGCTTGTGTTGCTGATAATACCCATCACGCTCTCCCCTCTCCTCTCATTATCGAGTCCTCGTCTACGGGTTCAGGTAACACAAAGTATCCTCTCACGCACTATATTGCTGATGATTTGTTCTCTTCTCCGCATCGTGCTTTTCTTGCAGCTGTTACTACGGGTATGGAACCCTCTTGTTTTAGCGATGCTGTGCAAGACGAACGGTGGAATAATGCCATGGTTAGTGAAGTCGATGCACTCGAGCTTAACAATACAATGAGCATTGTCGATTTACCTCCCGGAAAGAAAGCTCTTGGAAACAAATGGGTGTATAAAATCAAGTATAATACGGATGGGTCTATTGAGCGATATAAAGCTCGTCTTGTGGTTCTTGGCAATAGACAAGTGGCTGGCCGTGATTTTGAGGAGACTTTTGCTCCTGTTGCTAAAATGTCTACAGTTCGAGGTCTCATGCAAATTATTTCATCTAAAGGATGGGAGGTTCATCAGATGGATGTGCATAATGCGTTTCTTCACGgagatcttgaagaagaagtgtaCATGCAATTGCCTATGGGTTTCCGTCACAAATATCCAAATAAAGTTTGTCGTTTACATAAATCTTTGTATGGTCTTAAGCAAGCACCGAGGTGTTGGTTTGCTAAGTTGGCGAATGCTTTGTTGGAATATGGTTTTGAGGAATCTTATGCAGATTATTCCTTGTTCACTATGACCAGAGGTGATGTAGACTTGCGTGTTCTTGTTTACGTCGACGATATTATTATTTGTGGTAATCACTTACCGTCTTTGACCCAGTTTAAGGAGTATTTGAGCCGGTGTTTTCACATGAAGGATTTAGGGAAGCTTAAGtattttcttggtattgaaGTTGCTCGTAGTACGGAAGGTATTTTCTTATCTCAACGCAAGTATTTGCTTGATATCGTCGCGGAATCCGGACTCCAAGCGGCCATGCCTTCTAAGCTTCCTATGGATCAGAACCATAAACTTGGTCTTGACTCCAGTCCTCTTCTATCGGATCCCATGCGCTACCGGCGACTCGTTGGtcgtttaatttatttaaaggTTACTCGTCCGGAGCTTACTTATCCTATACACATCTTGTCTCAGTTTATGAAAGCTCCTCGTGAGGCACATTGGGATGCTGCGTTACAGGTGGTTCGTTATCTTAAAGGCTCCATTGGTCACGGCATTTTATTGCGAGCTGATACAGATCTCACTCTCACGGCATATTGTGACGCAGATTGGGGTACCTGTCCTTTAACCCGTCGCTCTCTTAGTGCATACTTTATGTTTTTAGGTGGCTGTCCTATTTCATGGAAAACTCAGAAGCAAAAGGCGGTTTCTCGTTCTTCGGCAGAGGCGGAATACCGCTCCATGGCCGATGCTTTGAAGGAAATTATTTGGTTGCGTCAGCTTCTTGAAGATTTTGGGTTCCCACAACACGCTCCGACGAGGTTGTTTTGTGACAACAAAGCTGCTTTACACATTGCGGCAAAGATCGTTCTTGAAAAGATCGTTCTTCAAAATTATGCCTTCAGTGGGAATTTTAATCTGATATAATCAATGATCTTCTCAACGTGCTTGAGTTGCGGTTAGACCATACTCGTGTTGTTGATATAATGCGGAAGGTTTTCACCTGACCAATTATGATCCGACATGATGAATGAGTAAAGTGGACACTTTTTTGTGTTTAGTAATGATAATAAGATAGATTTTTGacaatttgggtttttttttttgatttgaaggcacttgtctGTGGAGAAAAGCAAGACGCTACTAAATATTAAGTTGTATCCAGAGGTATCAAACCTTACCAGAGACAATCCACCGGTTGCTTCCTTGCTCTTCGTGTTATCTCTTCTGCTGGTGATAGGAAAGCTTTATCTCATCCAGGTAGTAGAGAAGAACTTGTTTGATCCATTAGTTCGATTATGGTTTCCCTTTGTTTCTGGTTCTTTAGTGATTTTACTCGAATGCAGAAGTAATAGATAAGCGGATCAAGACAAACGAAGAATTTTTTTGGACGATTGAAGTCCCCTTAACTGGAAAAATCATCATTGACGTTGAGTTTCTTGACTTGAAGGTTCTGTCTCAAGATGTAAGTGTCTGTCTCATCACTTAAGAGATGTTGCTTAGAGATTTGAATCAATATGTTTGGTGGAACATAAACATATGTGTTGAGTTGATGTTTTACCTGAATTGGCAGAGTGGAGAATTTTACTCTATCTGGGCAGACGGTTCAACCGAGAATCAATCGAAAGCCACAGCGGTAACATCCCTTGGACGTATGTTGACAGAAAGCATTTACACAGACATAATGATCAATGCTGCAGGTGGAAGCATTGGAGCTCACCGAGCTGTTCTTGCTGCACGTTCACCGAGCTGTTCTTGCTGCACGTTCACAGTCGGACAGGGAGATTGAAAGATGCCAATGAAGCCAGATGAAGATTTGTgattagttttcacacattatTGAACTGTTAAAATTTAGACTCCG
The Camelina sativa cultivar DH55 chromosome 15, Cs, whole genome shotgun sequence DNA segment above includes these coding regions:
- the LOC104748817 gene encoding clathrin heavy chain 1-like, whose amino-acid sequence is MGISPHYSKLPDIKRVIVNTHAIEPQALVEFFGTLSSEWAMECMRDLLLVNLRGNLQIIVQACKEYCEQLGVDACIKLFEQFKSYEGLYFFLGSYLSMSEDPEIHFKYIEAAAKTGQIKEVERVTRESNFYDAEKTKNFLMEAKLPDARPLINVCDRFGFVPDLTHYLYTTTCFVTLKVTYKR
- the LOC104748816 gene encoding uncharacterized protein LOC104748816, yielding MALDTASRGDFSTNTANEANLLIENLAASNSNHGTEYDRSVRVNAVETDAIKDLTAKVNLLLKRDHQGVNMCEEQTGVYAEFGVDASQDATEEDQIYPPQPQQNNFTQGFQAKGKRFGGSNFQQKPQANSFAPGFQAPQQQPAAPQESKLEQMMQALIDNQKKNAGEINVKIDNMYSELNGRIETLNTHVRVLENQVAQASVRVKAPPGTLPCKSEANPKEFLNAITLRSGKEIEGPPLTKRTDRSSEQTGRSGISENNNDPLSNTQENADDVEISGTKEADKEPNNKPQQTYTPKLPFPTRRKTKIQERKYVNLKSVVGELQVRLCFIETVRMVPSLKKYMKEMLTDKLSLEQGVMYLTHACSAMLHGNF